The following DNA comes from Pseudoalteromonas aliena SW19.
CAATATATCTACGAGCCGTGGACGTTCGTACAGGACAAGTATTACTCAGTGTCGCCACCAGTAAAAAAGTACTAAGCCAAGAAATGCGTGCAGGCTTTTTTAGATATGTAAGTTACAAGCGATTAGCCGAAGCTGAAGCCGGTTTTAGTGATAACGAACCTATGAGTATTTGTGTAACACAAGCAATAGAAAAAGCACTTACAGATCTTATAACCAAAGGTATTGATAAAGGGTTATGGGCAAAAAAAGTAAGCTAATAACATAAACAATGAAAAAGGCGATTTAAAGTCGCCTTCTTTATAAAAATTTGTTTAACCTGAGCTTTGGTAAGAGATTTCCTATTAAAGCCTTAGGCCATTGGGAGCAATACAGAAATGTAGCGTTGTGCCCAGTTAGCCAACTCGACTCGATTCCGAGAGTGTGTTTTTTTAAATGCGCTGTATAAATGTGTTTTTACAGTGTGATCACTTATATTGAGTTTGTCAGCAATCGTGTGATTACTTGCGCCTTGCGCGATGAGATGAATAACTGATTTTTCGCGTTTAGTTAAATGGTTGTAATCATCTTGTTTTAGCTCTATATCTGCATTAAATGAATTGAACGAAGACGCAACAGACAAAATATCTTTAAATGTTTTCGATATGATTTTTCGTGTAAACCATAATTCGCCAGCATTGATTCTAACTAAGCCTCTGAAGATTATTTCCGCAGCATCTGACTTATAAAATACCCCATTGATATGATTCAGTAATAAATTTTTTTCACACACCACGTCGCTCTCAACATTAAAGATAACCACATTATATTGCTTAGCTAAACATATAACATCAGCAGGAATAAGGTCATGCCAATTACTTGTACTCCCATCTATTAAATATAAAGTGTGGTTAGAGCGAAAATCTGCTTGTGGAAGCGTATCATCCATTTTTACATCACTAAAAAGAGCATGGAGTGTTCTTAAAATAGCCGTGTAGCTTTGAGAATGAAAAGATGACTGAAAAGTAGTTTTTACAAATGCTGATAACTGTTGTGACATAGACTTCGTCCCTAAAACGTTTATCTCACATTACCTAAAACATATACGACTTACAAATAATTTTGACATTTTAATTTCATTTTTTATTCTTTCCATTAACATAACCAATAAAAAAAAGCACTATAGTATTACCCTGCATCCATGCAGTCGTACATCAGAAATTTTTAACGTCGTTAGCCTAAGGCGACTAAAACACAAAATATTGAGTAAAGAGTGCAAGCATTCTGATCATTCTATACGCGCTTTTAATTTATTTAGCGCATCTACAGAAAACCCACGGTCGTAAAAATATAAAATTTTACCATTGCTATCT
Coding sequences within:
- a CDS encoding helix-turn-helix transcriptional regulator codes for the protein MSQQLSAFVKTTFQSSFHSQSYTAILRTLHALFSDVKMDDTLPQADFRSNHTLYLIDGSTSNWHDLIPADVICLAKQYNVVIFNVESDVVCEKNLLLNHINGVFYKSDAAEIIFRGLVRINAGELWFTRKIISKTFKDILSVASSFNSFNADIELKQDDYNHLTKREKSVIHLIAQGASNHTIADKLNISDHTVKTHLYSAFKKTHSRNRVELANWAQRYISVLLPMA